From the Candidatus Aminicenantes bacterium genome, the window AGGTCCAGGGCCTGGCGTTCCTGACCGGAAGCGCTGAGGATCTGGGCTTCCAGCAGGGTTTTCTGATCATTGATGAGGTCCAGGTGGCTGGAAGAGATGTCGTCCATCATATCCAGGGCATCCTGGACGCGTCCCTGCTCCATGTAGAGCCCGGCCAGAAACAACTGGGCGGCTGCCGATAAACCCCGACCGGCTTTCAGCTGGGAAAGCCTTTCAATTTTCTCTTCCACCGTCAAGTTGTCGTTGTTGCGGATTTCCAGGGCTTCGGATAAACGTTTGTTCTCCCGGGTGTAGGAGTGGGAGCGAACCAGGGTGACTGCGGCGAGCACCACTAGCACGGATGCGATCACGACAGCGGATGCAACCAGTTTTCGCCGGTTGTGGCTGATCCACTGCAAAACGGTGGAGATAAAGTGTTGAAAAGGGTCTTCTTTCAGGTGGGCACGTTCTTTGCGTTTCATCTTTGTTCCTTAAGAAAAACCGGTTCCAGAGGCTTTCCCGGGTGAAATACGTGCATGATGGTAGCACCTCGCCCTATTTGTGTCAAGTTCAGCATGAGGTTGTAAAAACCGGTTCTATTACG encodes:
- a CDS encoding tetratricopeptide repeat protein; translated protein: MKRKERAHLKEDPFQHFISTVLQWISHNRRKLVASAVVIASVLVVLAAVTLVRSHSYTRENKRLSEALEIRNNDNLTVEEKIERLSQLKAGRGLSAAAQLFLAGLYMEQGRVQDALDMMDDISSSHLDLINDQKTLLEAQILSASGQERQALDLFNQLLADNDTEVAKDYVLLLMARTQYKARQLDMARQTIERLLEEYPLTAFTGQAKELQSEISMQ